In the Aristaeella hokkaidonensis genome, GGCAGGGAATCAAACAGGATAAAGTATCCGCCGCGGGGCTTGGTCCAGGTGCCGATTCCCAGACCCTCCAGGTTTTCCTCGAGGGTGTTTTCAACCATCTCGAACTTCGGCCGGATGATGGCGGCATGCTTGCGCATGTGTTCCACCATGCCGTGGATATCACCGAAGAAACGAACGTGGCGCAGCTGGTTCACCTTGTCATGACCGATGGTCTGGAACTTCAGTGTGTTCACGAAATCGACCATATTGTTCGGGCTGGTGGCGACGGCGGCAATACCGCTGCCGGGGAAGGTGATCTTGGAAGTGGAGGCAAACTTATAAACCAGGTCCGGATTGCCGGCACGCTTGCACTCCGCCAGGATCTCGATCAGGTAGTCCTGCCGGTCATCATAGAGATGATGCATGCCATAGGCGTTATCCCAGAAGATCCGGAAGTCCGGAGCGGCAGGCTTCAGCCGGGCGAAGCGGCGGACCGTTTCATCCGAATAGGAGATACCGGAAGGATTGGAGTACTTCGGTACGCACCAGATGCCTTTGATGGTTTCATCCTCGCTGACCAGCTTTTCCACAATGTCCATATCCGGACCGGTGGGAGTCATGGGAACGGGAATCATCTTGATGCCGAAATACTGCGTGATTGCAAAATGACGGTCATAGCCGGGCACGGGGCAGAGGAACTTCACCTCCGGCAGCTTGCACCAGGGGGTGTTGCCCATGACACCGTGGGTCCAGACACGGGAAATGGTATCAAACATCACGTTCAGGGAGGAGTTCCCGTAGATGATGATATCTTTGGGATTGTTCTCCATCATGTCGCCCAGAAGCTCACGGGCTTCCTCAATACCGGTCAGCTGACCGTAGTTCCGGCAGTCTGTGCCGTCTTCACAGGTCAGATCAGAGGAGGAATCCAGAACATCCATCATGTGCATGGAAAGATCCAGCTGATCAATGCAGGGAATACCCCGGCTCATGTTCAGCTGCATGTCCATGGCCTGGACCTTTTTATACTCTTTTCTCAGAGTGTCCAGTTCCTGGGTCAGTTCCTCCGTAGTCATCTCCAGATAAGGCTTCATGACGAGCATCCTTCCTTCGGAAAAAGATCAAAAGATACGTTATCACAAACACCCGGCGTTTTCAAGCGCCGGGATGTTTTTCTGATGGCTTCTCTGCAAAGGGTTCAGGGCGTCAGTTCCCCAGGATCCGGAGGAAGTTGAAAAGACCCAGATACCAGATGTCAAAGTTGTGATCTCCGGGGCATTCCTGCCAGTGCCAGTTGGCTTCTGTCAGCTGATCGGTATATTTCGGCAGCTCTTTGGCGGCAGAGGAGGCAGAAGCATAGGCGATGCTGTCCCCGGTTCCGCAGATGTTATAGAAATAACGGATGGGATAGCTGTCAAACTTTTTGATCTCTGCGGCAACTTTGGATGCCGGATAGCTGGTGGGCGCGGCAGAGAAAGCGCCGAAAGCGGAGAACAGATCCATGCATTCGCACATGCCGATATTGATTGTCTGCATACCGCCCATTGAAAGGCCGGCCATGTACCTGTGATCACGGGATGCGCTCAGGTCATCCAGTCCGGCGCCATAGGTGGCATAGTGGGCATCCATCCAGGGCAGCAGGTCGTTGCGGATTTCCTGACCGAAGGAATAGAAGGCCTGCATGTTGCTCCAGTCTGTATTGCCGCAGTCTTCGGTGGAACGACCATTGGGCATGACGATGATCAGCGGTTTGATTTCCCCGTTGGCAATCAGGTTGTCCACGGCACATTTGCCGGGGCAGTTGAGGCTCAGGAATCCCCATTCCTTTTCGGTTCCTCCGACGCCGTGGCAGAGGACAAGCAGGTCATACTGCTGATCCTCTGAATAACCGGCAGGCAGATAGACCAGCGCGGGCTTCATAATGTCTTTCTGATCTCCATAATAATCCTTCGAGGGATACTCAATCTTCCGGACTGTGCCGCCTTCCTTCAGGATTTTCTTGTATTCAAGGGGAAGCCTGTCCGGGAGATCCGGAAGACTGGAAGCGGATTCAGCAAGGGCTGATACAGAACAGCAAACCAGGCAGACGATCAGCATCAGGATGATGAACAGTTTTAGCATAAGAACCCTCCTTATACACAATGATCAGGTCGGTTTTATGATATGTCACCTGCACCTGGAAGACAATAGATAAAAATTGCTGTGTTTTTGTCAACGAGAATTAACATTCCGGAATCGGAATGTCAGCGCTGGATGGTTGACCAGCATTATATCCGGGCGTATCATTTTGTTCGAAAGGTGGGAAATGTATGATCGGGAAGAATCTTCAGAAACTGCGGAAAATGATGAACCTGACCCAGGAAACGCTGGCGGAAAAAGTCGGCGTCGCCCGCCAGACCATTGCCAAATGGGAAACAGAGGAGAGTACGCCGGATCTGGAAATGTCCGGAAGGCTGGCGTCCGTGCTGGAGGTTTCCCTGGACGATCTGGTCAACGCTCCGGAGGATGAACTGGACAGTCGTCCCGGCATGCGCGGGAAACACATGTTCGGTGTGGTGACAGTGGGTGACAAGGGACAGATTGTGATCCCGGTCCGGGCAAGGCGCGTATTCAATATCAACCCCGGAGACCAGCTGATGGTACTGGGGGATGAGAACAGCGGCATCGCACTGGTGAACGCAGAGTTCTTTATGGCTGTTGCGGAGGAAATTAAGAATGGATTATGAAATGAAAACGCCCCTGGCGGTTCAGGGACTGTGCAAAAACTACCCGGCTTTTCAGCTGAGAGATGTGTCCTTCAGCCTGGTGCCGGGAACCATCACCGGCTTTATCGGCCGGAACGGCGCCGGCAAAACGACCACAATCAATTCCATGCTGTCGTTTGTACGCCCGGATGCCGGAGAGATCTCCTTTTTCGGACTGGATTATCCGGAACACGACCGGGAGATCAAGGAAAGGATCGGCTTCGTTTCTGCCGGCATGACCTACTATACCCGGAAAAAGCTGAAGGCGATTACCGCGGTGACCAGGACATTCTATCCCGGATGGGATGATACTGCATACCGGAAGTGGATGAGTGTTTTCGGACTGGATGAGGAGAAAACTCCGGCGGAACTGTCCAACGGCATGAAGATTAAATATGCGCTGGCCCTGGCCCTCAGCCACGGGGCGGAGCTGCTGATCCTGGACGAACCGACCAGCGGCCTGGATCCTGTGAGCCGGGAGGAACTGGTGGAGGTTTTCCTGAAACTGAAGGATGAGGGAAAGACGGTTTTCTTTTCCACCCATATTACGTCCGACCTGGAGAAATGCGCGGACAGGATTTTGTTCCTTCAGCAGGGAGAACTGAAAGCGGATGACACGCTGGAAGGCTTCCGGGACGCCTGGCGGATCGCGGAGTGCGGGACGGATATTCCCCCGGCAATGCAGGAAGCGGCCTGCGGACGCTGCCGGATCCGGGACGGGTATACGGTGCTCATCCGGAAAGACAACGCGGCTGCTTTTGAAACCCGGGAGGCAACCCTGGAAGAAATCATGATTCATCTGGAAAAGGAGGCGGAAGAGGCATGAAACTGCTGATGAAGGAATGGAAACTGTGCATACATCCCACAGCCTACATCATGCTGATGTGCGCCGCGCTGATCCTGGTTCCGGGCTATCCCTACGGCGTGAGCTGTTTCTATATGGGACTGGCGATTTTCTTTGTCTGCCTGACGGCCAGGGAAAACCATGACGCGACTTATACGCTTATGCTGCCGGTCTCCCGCGGGGATGCAGTAAAGGGAAGAATTCTTTTCTGCACCCTTCTGGAAGTGATCGATCTGGCGGTTATGGGCCTGTTTATCCTGATCAAATACGCCATCGGGAATACACCGAACCCGGCCGGAATGGATGCGGGACTGGCACTGATCGGCAGTGGAATGATCATCTTTGCGATCTTCAATATGATCTTTTTCCCGGTATACTACAAGGATATCAATAAGCCGGGGAAGGCATTCGGCTTTGCGGCCGTGGCAGTATTCCTTTGGATTATCATTGAGACTGTTTCGACCTATGCGGTACCGTTCTTCCGGGATGTGCTGGATCAGCCTGATCCGCGCAATATGAGCGACAAGGCGCTGTTTGCGCTGGCAGGTCTGGCCCTGTTCGTGGCAGGAACGGCGAAGAGCGTGCAGATGAGCACGAAGAAGTTTGAAGAAGTGGACCTGAAGCTCTAAGAGAGGTAGGAAGTAGGAGGTAGGAGGTAGGAGCTTTTTTTCCTAATGAATACTGAAAACTTAAGAC is a window encoding:
- a CDS encoding ABC-2 transporter permease, producing MKLLMKEWKLCIHPTAYIMLMCAALILVPGYPYGVSCFYMGLAIFFVCLTARENHDATYTLMLPVSRGDAVKGRILFCTLLEVIDLAVMGLFILIKYAIGNTPNPAGMDAGLALIGSGMIIFAIFNMIFFPVYYKDINKPGKAFGFAAVAVFLWIIIETVSTYAVPFFRDVLDQPDPRNMSDKALFALAGLALFVAGTAKSVQMSTKKFEEVDLKL
- a CDS encoding aminotransferase class I/II-fold pyridoxal phosphate-dependent enzyme; this translates as MKPYLEMTTEELTQELDTLRKEYKKVQAMDMQLNMSRGIPCIDQLDLSMHMMDVLDSSSDLTCEDGTDCRNYGQLTGIEEARELLGDMMENNPKDIIIYGNSSLNVMFDTISRVWTHGVMGNTPWCKLPEVKFLCPVPGYDRHFAITQYFGIKMIPVPMTPTGPDMDIVEKLVSEDETIKGIWCVPKYSNPSGISYSDETVRRFARLKPAAPDFRIFWDNAYGMHHLYDDRQDYLIEILAECKRAGNPDLVYKFASTSKITFPGSGIAAVATSPNNMVDFVNTLKFQTIGHDKVNQLRHVRFFGDIHGMVEHMRKHAAIIRPKFEMVENTLEENLEGLGIGTWTKPRGGYFILFDSLPGCAKEIVALMKKAGVIMTPAGATWPYGKDPNDSNIRIAPTYPTLNELKSAMETFTLCVRIASAKKILADRTAQ
- a CDS encoding ABC transporter ATP-binding protein, encoding MDYEMKTPLAVQGLCKNYPAFQLRDVSFSLVPGTITGFIGRNGAGKTTTINSMLSFVRPDAGEISFFGLDYPEHDREIKERIGFVSAGMTYYTRKKLKAITAVTRTFYPGWDDTAYRKWMSVFGLDEEKTPAELSNGMKIKYALALALSHGAELLILDEPTSGLDPVSREELVEVFLKLKDEGKTVFFSTHITSDLEKCADRILFLQQGELKADDTLEGFRDAWRIAECGTDIPPAMQEAACGRCRIRDGYTVLIRKDNAAAFETREATLEEIMIHLEKEAEEA
- a CDS encoding helix-turn-helix domain-containing protein, translating into MIGKNLQKLRKMMNLTQETLAEKVGVARQTIAKWETEESTPDLEMSGRLASVLEVSLDDLVNAPEDELDSRPGMRGKHMFGVVTVGDKGQIVIPVRARRVFNINPGDQLMVLGDENSGIALVNAEFFMAVAEEIKNGL
- a CDS encoding alpha/beta hydrolase is translated as MLKLFIILMLIVCLVCCSVSALAESASSLPDLPDRLPLEYKKILKEGGTVRKIEYPSKDYYGDQKDIMKPALVYLPAGYSEDQQYDLLVLCHGVGGTEKEWGFLSLNCPGKCAVDNLIANGEIKPLIIVMPNGRSTEDCGNTDWSNMQAFYSFGQEIRNDLLPWMDAHYATYGAGLDDLSASRDHRYMAGLSMGGMQTINIGMCECMDLFSAFGAFSAAPTSYPASKVAAEIKKFDSYPIRYFYNICGTGDSIAYASASSAAKELPKYTDQLTEANWHWQECPGDHNFDIWYLGLFNFLRILGN